From one Solanum stenotomum isolate F172 chromosome 12, ASM1918654v1, whole genome shotgun sequence genomic stretch:
- the LOC125846945 gene encoding low-temperature-induced cysteine proteinase-like, whose translation MGNTQKFHLFLLLSFPLFLILAALSSQVSAFTTDFPELIDKPQELLSEERVFQLFQEWKQKHRKIYKNEKEEEMRLENFKRNVKYIVDKNSKRRSESDHLVGLNNFADMSNEEFSQVHTSKIKMPFNQQNKTAISANSCVAPPSKDWRKHGVVTEVKNQGACGCCWAFSACGAIEGINALVTGELISLSTQELVSCDTANKGCEGGLMDPAFKFVINNRGIDSAADYPYTESRGTCSYNKLNKKVVTIDGYQDVAQDESALLCAVARQPVSVGIDGKGLDFQLYAGGIYDGECSSNPDDLSHAVLIVGYGSEGGVDYWIIKNSWGKFWGMEGYAYIKRNTSLPYGICAINSLASYPMKESSSTPPSPLVPPPPSPKPNICEDGLYYCPEGQTCCCGLDFFGKCLVHGCCPIENGVCCENSRLCCPQDFPYCDVLQGLCHKDYGDKIGVAARKRTIAKLKLPWSSGTKGIEEMDQTFQWKRNQFAVMR comes from the exons atgggaaacacacaaaaattccacctttttcttcttcttagttTCCCACTTTTCTTGATCTTAGCAGCATTATCATCTCAAGTTTCTGCTTTTACTACTGATTTTCCAGAATTAATAGACAAGCCGCAAGAGTTGCTTTCAGAAGAAAGAGTTTTCCAACTTTTCCAAGAATGGAAACAGAAGCATAGGAAAATTTACAAGAATGAGAAAGAGGAAGAAATGAGGTTGGAGAATTTTAAAAGGAATGTGAAGTATATAGTGGACAAGAACTCAAAGAGGAGGTCAGAATCAGACCATTTAGTTGGTTTGAACAATTTTGCTGATATGAGCAATGAAGAGTTTAGCCAAGTCCATACTTCAAAGATTAAGATGCCTTTCAACCAGCAGAACAAGACTGCTATTTCTGCAAATTCTTGTGTTGCTCCTCCTTCTAAGGATTGGAGGAAACATGGGGTTGTCACTGAGGTTAAGAACCAAGGAGCATGTG GATGTTGTTGGGCATTTTCTGCATGTGGAGCTATAGAAGGAATAAATGCATTAGTCACTGGTGAACTTATTAGCCTTTCAACTCAAGAACTTGTCAGCTGTGACACCGCCAATAAAGGGTGTGAAGGTGGACTTATGGACCCTGCTTTTAAATTTGTGATCAACAATAGGGGCATTGATTCAGCAGCTGATTATCCATACACCGAATCTCGAGGCACTTGCAGTTACAACAAG TTGAACAAGAAGGTTGTAACAATTGATGGATACCAAGATGTTGCACAAGATGAAAGTGCCCTACTTTGTGCTGTTGCTAGACAACCCGTTAGTGTAGGCATAGATGGAAAAGGCCTTGATTTTCAGCTATATGCAGGG GGAATCTATGATGGAGAATGCTCTAGTAATCCAGATGACTTATCTCATGCAGTACTAATTGTAGGATACGGTTCTGAAGGAGGAGTTGACTATTGGATTATCAAGAATTCATGGGGAAAATTTTGGGGTATGGAGGGGTATGCATATATAAAAAGGAACACTAGTTTGCCATATGGGATATGTGCTATTAATTCATTGGCTTCTTATCCCATGAAAGAATCGTCTTCCACTCCACCATCCCCTCTGGTTCCTCCACCACCTTCTCCAAAACCAAATATATGTGAAGACGGCTTATATTACTGTCCAGAAGGTCAAACATGCTGCTGCGGCTTAGATTTCTTTGGCAAGTGCTTAGTTCACGGATGCTGTCCTATTGAAAATGGTGTTTGCTGTGAAAATTCAAGATTATGCTGCCCTCAAGACTTCCCATATTGTGATGTTTTACAAGGCCTCTGTCACAAG GATTATGGAGACAAAATTGGAGTTGCCGCAAGGAAGAGAACAATAGCCAAGCTCAAGCTACCATGGAGTAGTGGTACTAAGGGAATAGAAGAAATGGACCAAACTTTCCAATGGAAGAGGAATCAGTTTGCTGTGATGCGCTGA
- the LOC125846943 gene encoding pentatricopeptide repeat-containing protein At4g02750-like, with protein sequence MASLSRGRTIIQQNLKITQLGKRGQIDEAIRVFNRITHPNTVTYNSMISAYAKNGRIIHARKLFDKMLFKNLISWNTMINGYLLNGQVEKACELFDKMPQRDHFTYALMITCYARIGELEKARDVFELLSDKSNIACWNAMITGYAKAGRLDDARKMFDGMPAKNLVSWNSMLLGYTQNGEMQFGLKFFEDIEKKDVISWNLLLGGFIEVGDLDSAKEVFAKIPSPNVVSWVTMLSGFARYGMILEAEMIFDQIPEKNEVAWNAMLAAYVQNGKIDMAASLFNRMSQRSAVAYTTMIDGYCRAGKLKEARDLLDQMPYRNVGARTAMISGYIQNNMMDKARWVFDRTATRDVVCWNTMIVGYAQCGRIDEAFGLFEKMEPKSIVVWNTMIAGYAQVGQMEKALEIFENMGERNVISWNSLISGYTQNGFYVDALKYFITMTRDGKKPDHSTFASTLSSCSNLAAEHIGKQLHQAAIKTSYVKNLTVCNALIIMYAKCGKIFDAEKMFEDVDNADVISWNSLLAGYALNGYGQEAVKLFQEMEDKEVVPDEVTFVSVLSACKHAGLSDAGANLFEHMTRKYSITPSCERYACMVDLLGRAGRLEEAFLLIKDMKKNVTVEMWGALFGACRMHNNIKIAGCAIEKLLELEPHTSTNLVVLSNMYAELGRWGDVERVWETIKKSGAGRLPGCSWVEDRNQLLVFLCGDTSVQSVENFNMLFTLTAQMMDMGHMPAMTSFCLDSDN encoded by the coding sequence atggCAAGTTTAAGTAGAGGAAGAACAATCATCCAGCAAAATCTGAAGATAACACAGTTAGGGAAAAGGGGACAAATAGATGAAGCCATCAGAGTGTTCAACAGAATCACACACCCTAATACTGTCACCTACAATTCTATGATTTCTGCATATGCCAAGAATGGTAGAATCATCCATGCACGCAAGCTGTTCGACAAAATGttgtttaaaaatttaatcTCTTGGAATACAATGATTAATGGGTATTTGCTTAATGGTCAAGTTGAGAAAGCATGTGAACTGTTCGATAAAATGCCTCAGAGAGACCATTTTACTTATGCATTGATGATAACTTGTTACGCGCGCATTGGGGAGCTTGAAAAGGCTAGAGATGTGTTTGAGTTGCTTTCTGATAAAAGTAATATAGCTTGCTGGAATGCAATGATTACAGGGTATGCAAAAGCTGGAAGGTTAGATGATGCTAGGAAAATGTTTGATGGTATGCCGGCTAAGAATTTAGTTTCATGGAATTCGATGCTTTTGGGATATACCCAGAATGGGGAAATGCAATTTGGATTGAAATTTTTTGAGGATATTGAAAAGAAGGACGTCATTTCTTGGAATTTATTATTGGGTGGGTTTATTGAGGTTGGGGATTTGGATTCTGCTAAAGAGGTTTTTGCTAAAATTCCTAGTCCAAATGTTGTTTCATGGGTGACAATGCTGAGTGGATTTGCACGATATGGGATGATATTGGAGGCTGAAATGATTTTTGACCAAATACCAGAGAAAAATGAGGTTGCTTGGAATGCCATGTTAGCTGCATATGTCCAGAATGGAAAAATTGACATGGCTGCTTCATTATTTAATAGAATGTCTCAGAGAAGTGCTGTGGCTTATACAACAATGATTGATGGTTATTGTCGTGCTGGAAAGCTAAAAGAAGCAAGGGATTTGTTGGATCAAATGCCATACAGAAATGTTGGTGCACGAACAGCAATGATTTCAGGGTACATCCAAAACAACATGATGGATAAAGCTCGTTGGGTATTTGATCGAACTGCTACTCGTGATGTTGTTTGTTGGAATACAATGATTGTAGGCTATGCTCAATGTGGACGGATTGATGAAGCTTTTGGTCTGTTTGAAAAGATGGAACCAAAGAGCATAGTTGTTTGGAATACAATGATAGCAGGTTATGCTCAAGTGGGACAAATGGAAAAAGCACTTGAGATCTTTGAGAATATGGGGGAAAGAAATGTAATTTCTTGGAATTCTCTAATTTCAGGTTATACCCAAAATGGTTTTTATGTAGATGCacttaaatatttcatcacGATGACACGTGATGGCAAGAAACCAGATCATTCTACGTTTGCTTCAACATTAAGTTCCTGTTCCAATCTTGCAGCTGAGCATATCGGCAAGCAACTTCATCAAGCGGCTATAAAAACCAGTTATGTGAAAAATTTAACAGTTTGTAATGCTTTAATCATTATGTATGCGAAGTGTGGAAAGATCTTTGATGCAGAAAAAATGTTTGAAGATGTTGACAATGCTGATGTAATATCCTGGAATTCCTTGCTTGCTGGCTATGCTTTAAATGGATATGGGCAGGAGGCTGTCAAACTTTTTCAAGAAATGGAAGATAAAGAAGTCGTTCCTGATGAAGTCACATTTGTTAGTGTTTTATCTGCATGTAAGCATGCTGGCTTGAGTGATGCTGGTGCAAATTTGTTTGAGCACATGACCAGAAAGTATTCTATTACTCCTTCATGTGAACGTTATGCTTGCATGGTTGACTTACTTGGGCGAGCAGGGAGGTTAGAAGAAGCTTTCCTTCTAATAaaggatatgaaaaaaaatgtcacTGTAGAAATGTGGGGTGCCCTATTTGGGGCTTGTCGCATGCATAACAATATAAAGATTGCTGGCTGTGCTATTGAGAAGcttcttgaacttgaacctCATACATCGACAAATCTGGTTGTCTTATCAAACATGTATGCTGAGCTAGGAAGATGGGGTGATGTGGAGAGAGTTTGGGAAACAATAAAAAAGAGTGGAGCAGGCAGACTACCAGGATGCAGCTGGGTTGAGGATAGGAATCAGTTGCTTGTTTTTCTTTGTGGTGATACTTCAGTGCAGTCAGTGGAGAACTTTAACATGCTGTTCACTTTAACTGCTCAGATGATGGATATGGGCCATATGCCTGCGATGACATCATTTTGTCTTGACTCAGATAATTGA
- the LOC125846944 gene encoding low-temperature-induced cysteine proteinase-like: MRSKQSPPLFLFLFRLFLIFVALSSQVSSFTTDFPILDRPTEPLSEERVFQLFQEWKQKHGKVYKNEKEEEVKLENFKRNVKYIVEKNSKRKSDSDYLVGLTKFADMSNEEFRQVHTSKITIPFNKRKTIQMKKVGKKPTPFSCDAPPSMDWRKHGAVTKVKDQGECGACWAFSASGAMEGINAIVAGELISLSEQELIDCDTSHNSGCKGGLMDPAFEWVINNSGIDSAADYPYTAHSQGHCNYSKVNHKVVTIDGYRDVPKEESALLCAAAQQPVSVAIDGSSPDFQLYQGGIYDGECSDDPNNVSHGVLIVGYGSDGHDDYWIIKNSWGTEWGMEGYGYIRRNSNLPYGVCAINSLASYPTKESSPSPYPSPAIPPPPPPTPKPSECGDFSYCPGDQTCCCELEFSGMCLEQGCCPYENGVCCDGSNYCCPADYPICDVYAGLCLKDHGDKIGVEARKRKMAKYKLPWRTNTEAIEEMSQTLKWKRNHVAAMR, translated from the exons ATGAGAAGCAAACAGAGTCCTCctctcttcctcttccttttcCGACTTTTCTTGATCTTTGTTGCATTATCATCTCAAGTTTCTTCTTTTACTACTGATTTTCCAATACTAGATAGACCAACTGAGCCTCTTTCAGAAGAAAGAGTGTTCCAACTCTTTCAAGAATGGAAACAGAAGCATGGGAAAGTTTACAAGAATGAGAAAGAGGAAGAAGTGAAGTTGGAGAATTTTAAAAGGAATGTGAAGTATATAGTGGAAAAGAACTCCAAGAGGAAATCAGATTCAGACTATTTGGTTGGTTTGACAAAATTTGCTGATATGAGCAATGAAGAGTTTAGACAAGTTCATACTTCCAAGATTACGATACCCTTTAACAAGAGAAAGACTATTCAGATGAAGAAAGTTGGAAAAAAACCAACTCCATTTTCTTGTGATGCTCCTCCTTCAATGGACTGGAGGAAACATGGAGCTGTCACTAAGGTCAAGGACCAAGGAGAATGTG GAGCTTGTTGGGCATTCTCGGCGTCTGGAGCAATGGAGGGAATAAATGCAATAGTTGCTGGTGAACTTATTAGCCTTTCTGAACAAGAACTTATTGATTGTGATACTTCACATAATAGTGGCTGTAAAGGTGGACTTATGGACCCTGCTTTTGAATGGGTGATAAACAACAGCGGCATTGATTCAGCAGCTGATTATCCATACACTGCCCATTCTCAAGGTCATTGCAATTACAGCAAG GTGAACCATAAGGTTGTAACAATTGATGGATACCGAGATGTTCCAAAGGAGGAAAGTGCCCTTCTTTGTGCTGCTGCTCAACAACCTGTTAGTGTGGCCATTGACGGAAGCAGCCCTGATTTTCAACTATACCAAGGG GGAATCTATGATGGAGAATGCTCTGATGATCCAAATAACGTATCCCACGGAGTACTAATCGTTGGATATGGTTCTGATGGACATGATGACTATTGGATTATCAAGAACTCATGGGGTACAGAGTGGGGAATGGAAGGGTATGGATATATAAGAAGGAACAGTAATTTGCCATATGGGGTTTGTGCCATTAATTCATTGGCTTCATATCCAACGAAAGAATCATCACCATCTCCTTATCCGTCTCCAGCCATTCCACCACCTCCCCCGCCTACTCCAAAACCAAGTGAATGTGGAGACTTCAGTTACTGTCCAGGAGACCAAACATGTTGTTGTGAGTTAGAGTTCTCTGGCATGTGCTTAGAGCAGGGCTGCTGCCCCTATGAGAACGGTGTTTGTTGTGATGGATCAAACTATTGCTGCCCAGCGGACTATCCCATTTGTGATGTTTATGCTGGCCTCTGCCTCAAG GATCATGGAGACAAAATTGGAGTGGAAGCAAGGAAGAGAAAAATGGCCAAGTACAAGTTACCATGGAGAACTAACACTGAAGCCATAGAGGAGATGAGCCAAACTCTGAAATGGAAGAGAAATCATGTTGCTGCAATGCGTTGA
- the LOC125849510 gene encoding probable phosphoribosylformylglycinamidine synthase, chloroplastic/mitochondrial: MAASAWDIAATEFLQGFHRQKLALPRHSSKQTNLLLWGTLPRQSPVGYSHKKLRLRSHIPAKIRAVVSGNVSSLVDEDSGNIQEVAEKLIHLYRVPFLQDSATAELLKLVQTKISNQIIGLKAEQCFNIGLKSDLSSDKFSVLKWLLGETYEPESLGSESFLDREQRELPDAYIIEVGPRLSFTTAWSANAVSICQACGLTEINRMERSRRYLLCVKGSLLDSQINEFASIVHDRMTECIYVEKLTSFKTSIVPEEVRYIPVMEKGRKALEEINEEMGLAFDEQDLQYYTKLFRDDIKRNPTNVELFDIAQSNSEHSRHWFFTGKLVIDGQPMDKTLMQIVKSTLLANPNNSVIGFKDNSSAIKGFPVKQLRPIQPGSTCPLDTVTTDLDVLFTAETHNFPCAVAPYPGAETGAGGRIRDTHATGRGSFVVASTAGYCVGNLNIEGSYAPWEDPSFTYPANLASPLQILIDASNGASDYGNKFGEPLIQGYTRTFGMRLPSGERREWLKPIMFSAGIGQIDHRHITKGEPEIGMLVVKIGGPAYRIGMGGGAASSMVSGQNDAELDFNAVQRGDAEMAQKLYRVVRACIEMGDSNPIISIHDQGAGGNCNVVKEIIHPQGAKIDIRAIVVGDHTMSVLEIWGAEYQEQDAILVKPESRDLLQAICSRERLSMAVIGTINGEGRIVLVDSVATDKCKSSGLPPPPPAVDLELEKVLGDMPKKTFEFNRMKNLREPLDIAPATTVLDSLKRVLRLPSVCSKRFLTTKVDRCVTGLVAQQQTVGPLQITLADVAVIAQTYTDLTGGACSIGEQPIKGLLDPKAMARLAVGEALTNLVWAKVTSLSDVKASGNWMYAAKLDGEGAAMYDAAVALSEAMIELGIAIDGGKDSLSMAAHSSEEVVKAPGNLVISTYVTCPDITKTVTPDLKLGDDGVLLHIDLARGKRRLGGSALAQVFDQIGDESPDLDDVSYLKTVFNEVQNLISDELISAGHDISDGGLIVNALEMAFAGNCGIRLDLTSSGSTIPETLFAEELGLLIEVSKKNVDLVLEKLHHGDVSADIIGQVTSSPIVELKVDGVTHLNEETSVLRDMWEETSFQLEKFQRLDSCVELEKEGLKNRHEPSWKLSFTPTFTDDKYMTPNSKPKVAVIREEGSNGDREMSAAFSAAGFEPWDVAMSDLLNGVITLDKFRGIVFVGGFSYADVLDSAKGWGASIRFNQPLLNQFQAFYNRPDTFSLGVCNGCQLMALLGWVPGPQVGGVFGAGGDPSQPRFIHNESGRFECRFTNVTIEETPAIMFKGMEGSTLGVWAAHGEGRAYFPDDSIFNHILGSNLAPVKYCDDDGTPTEVYPFNPNGSPLGVAAICSPDGRHLAMMPHPERCFLMWQYPWYPKNWDVEKKGPSPWLRMFQNAREWCS; the protein is encoded by the exons ATGGCTGCATCTGCTTGGGACATTGCTGCAACAGAATTCTTACAA GGTTTTCATAGACAAAAACTAGCATTGCCTAGACATTCTAGTAAGCAGACAAATCTTTTGCTTTGGGGTACACTTCCAAGACAGAGCCCTGTTGGGTATTCACATAAAAAATTGAGACTCAGGTCCCATATTCCGGCGAAGATTAGAGCTGTGGTTTCAGGGAATGTCAGTAGCTTGGTGGATGAAGATTCGGGCAACATTCAGGAGGTTGCTGAAAAGCTGATACATTTATACCGTGTTCCGTTTCTACAAGACAGTGCCACAGCTGAGCTTCTCAAGTTGGTTCAGACAAAGATCTCTAATCAAATAATTGGCTTGAAAGCTGAACAATGCTTCAACATTGGACTCAAATCAGATCTTTCAAGTGATAAATTTTCTGTGCTTAAATGGCTTTTAGGAGAAACTTATGAACCTGAGAGCTTGGGAAGTGAGAGTTTCCTTGACAGAGAGCAGAGGGAACTTCCAGATGCATATATCATTGAAGTTGGTCCACGGTTATCTTTCACTACAGCGTGGTCTGCTAATGCAGTGTCGATTTGCCAAGCATGCGGGCTAACAGAGATAAACAGAATGGAGCGCTCTAGGAGGTACTTATTATGTGTCAAGGGGTCACTTCTAGATAGTCAAATTAATGAGTTTGCTTCAATTGTTCATGATCGAATGACGGAGTGTATTTATGTTGAGAAGCTTACTTCTTTCAAGACAAGCATAGTTCCAGAGGAGGTTCGATATATACCAGTCATGGAAAAGGGTCGCAAGGCATTGGAGGAAATTAATGAGGAAATGGGCTTGGCCTTTGATGAGCAAGACTTACAGTACTACACCAAACTTTTCAGGGACGACATTAAGCGAAACCCGACGAATGTAGAACTATTTGATATTGCTCAATCTAATAGTGAACATAGTAGGCACTGGTTCTTTACAGGAAAGCTTGTTATAGATGGTCAACCTATGGATAAGACTCTTATGCAGATTGTCAAAAGCACTTTGCTTGCAAATCCAAACAATTCAGTTATTGGATTCAAAGATAATTCCAGTGCTATCAAGGGGTTTCCAGTGAAGCAATTGCGACCTATACAGCCTGGTTCGACATGCCCTTTGGACACGGTTACTACTGACCTTGATGTCTTGTTTACAGCGGAAACCCATAATTTCCCTTGTGCTGTGGCACCTTATCCTGGTGCTGAGACAGGTGCAGGAGGCCGGATCCGGGATACCCATGCTACTGGAAGGGGTTCTTTTGTTGTTGCATCTACAGCTGGATATTGTGTTGGAAATCTTAACATTGAAGGGTCATATGCTCCCTGGGAAGATCCTTCTTTCACATACCCAGCAAACTTGGCATCACCATTACAGATTCTCATTGATGCTAGTAATGGAGCATCAGACTATGGGAATAAGTTTGGGGAACCCTTGATCCAGGGTTATACTCGAACTTTTGGAATGAGACTACCAAGTGGTGAGAGGAGGGAATGGTTGAAGCCAATCATGTTTAGTGCTGGTATTGGGCAAATAGATCACCGTCACATAACAAAGGGAGAACCCGAGATTGGTATGTTGGTAGTTAAGATCGGGGGACCAGCATATCGTATTGGAATGGGAGGTGGTGCTGCATCCAGCATGGTCAGTGGACAGAATGATGCTGAGCTTGACTTCAATGCCGTGCAGCGTGGAGATGCTGAGATGGCACAAAAGTTATATCGGGTTGTCCGTGCTTGCATCGAAATGGGTGACAGCAACCCGATCATAAGCATTCATGATCAGGGTGCCGGTGGAAACTGTAATGTCGTGAAGGAGATAATACACCCACAGGGTGCCAAAATTGATATAAGGGCAATTGTAGTTGGCGATCACACAATGTCTGTTCTGGAAATTTGGGGTGCAGAATATCAGGAGCAAGATGCCATACTGGTGAAGCCTGAAAGCCGCGATCTTTTGCAAGCTATCTGTTCAAGGGAAAGACTTTCAATGGCTGTTATTGGAACAATTAATGGTGAGGGCCGTATTGTTCTGGTTGATAGTGTGGCAACTGACAAATGCAAGTCTAGTGGACTGCCTCCTCCTCCACCTGCAGTGGATCTTGAGCTTGAGAAGGTGCTTGGTGATATGCCAAAAAAGACATTTGAATTCAATCGCATGAAAAATCTGCGTGAACCACTTGATATTGCTCCTGCAACAACAGTTTTAGATTCATTGAAGAGGGTCCTGAGGCTTCCTTCTGTTTGTTCGAAAAGATTCTTGACCACTAAAGTTGACAGGTGTGTCACTGGTCTTGTGGCACAGCAGCAAACTGTGGGTCCCTTGCAGATTACTCTTGCTGATGTGGCTGTCATAGCTCAAACTTATACAGACTTGACTGGAGGTGCATGCTCAATTGGAGAGCAGCCAATAAAAGGTCTCTTGGATCCAAAAGCAATGGCAAGGCTGGCTGTCGGAGAAGCACTCACAAATCTTGTTTGGGCGAAAGTTACATCTCTTTCTGATGTTAAAGCAAGTGGGAATTGGATGTATGCTGCAAAATTAGATGGTGAAGGAGCTGCAATGTATGATGCTGCTGTTGCTCTTTCTGAAGCTATGATTGAACTTGGGATTGCAATTGATGGGGGGAAAGATAGTCTTTCCATGGCAGCCCACTCATCGGAGGAAGTTGTTAAAGCTCCAGGGAATCTAGTCATCAGTACCTATGTGACGTGTCCTGATATAACAAAGACAGTTACTCCAGACTTGAAGCTTGGAGATGATGGTGTGCTGCTTCATATTGACTTGGCCAGAGGAAAACGACGACTCGGTGGATCTGCTCTTGCCCAGGTGTTTGATCAAATTGGAGATGAAAGTCCTGATTTGGATGATGTCTCTTATCTTAAAACTGTTTTTAATGAGGTTCAGAACCTAATCTCTGATGAACTGATCTCTGCGGGTCATGATATCAGTGATGGGGGACTCATAGTGAATGCCCTTGAAATGGCATTTGCAGGGAACTGTGGCATTCGTTTGGATTTAACATCTTCTGGGAGCACTATACCCGAAACACTTTTTGCGGAGGAGCTTGGCCTTCTCATTGAAGTTAGCAAGAAAAACGTGGATTTAGTTCTGGAAAAGCTCCACCATGGTGATGTTTCTGCTGATATCATTGGTCAAGTTACTTCATCTCCGATAGTTGAATTGAAGGTTGATGGGGTTACACATTTGAATGAGGAAACTTCTGTGCTCAGGGATATGTGGGAAGAGACTAGCTTTCAACTGGAAAAGTTCCAAAGACTGGATTCATGTGtagaattagaaaaagaagGGTTAAAAAATCGGCATGAACCATCCTGGAAACTGTCTTTCACGCCAACATTTACTGATGATAAGTATATGACTCCCAATTCAAAGCCAAAGGTTGCAGTTATCCGGGAGGAAGGCAGCAATGGTGATAGAGAAATGTCTGCAGCCTTTTCTGCTGCTGGATTTGAACCATGGGATGTTGCAATGTCAGACCTTCTCAATGGAGTCATCACACTGGATAAATTTAGAGGAATTGTGTTTGTTGGAGGTTTTAGTTATGCTGATGTACTTGATTCTGCCAAAGGCTGGGGAGCGTCCATTCGCTTTAATCAGCCTCTTCTAAACCAATTTCAGGCATTTTATAACCGTCCGGACACTTTCAGCCTTGGAGTTTGCAATGGGTGCCAACTTATGGCTCTATTGGGTTGGGTGCCAGGGCCCCAAGTAGGAGGTGTTTTTGGTGCCGGAGGGGATCCATCACAGCCGAGGTTTATACATAATGAGTCTGGAAGGTTTGAATGTCGCTTCACAAATGTGACAATAGAAGAAACACCAGCCATAATGTTCAAAGGTATGGAAGGTAGTACATTAGGTGTTTGGGCTGCTCATGGTGAAGGAAGAGCTTATTTCCCTGATGATAGTATTTTCAATCATATTCTTGGCTCCAACTTGGCGCCAGTGAAGTATTGCGATGATGATGGCACACCAACAGAAGTATATCCTTTCAATCCTAATGGTTCTCCTTTGGGTGTAGCCGCAATTTGTTCTCCAGATGGTAGACATCTCGCAATGATGCCTCATCCAGAACGCTGTTTCTTGATGTGGCAGTACCCATGGTATCCTAAAAATTGGGATGTGGAGAAGAAAGGCCCAAGCCCCTGGTTGCGCATGTTTCAAAATGCCAGAGAATGGTGCTCATAA